The following are encoded together in the Pedobacter sp. D749 genome:
- a CDS encoding TlpA family protein disulfide reductase yields the protein MKSFLRLCILASLCLFARISVSAQTAVSNTDSLHNKLLSEMIAVPAPNFTLKDLDGNVVSLKGLKGKVIVLDFWSTWCVPCKKSFPAMQLAVNTYKNDSAVKFLFIHTWETTKTSVEDVKKYIAQSGFNFQVLMDLKNETGRNAAVEDYGVSAIPAKFIIDKTGNIVFKLTGFTGTDANALEEISERITLAKNHK from the coding sequence ATGAAATCTTTTTTGAGGCTTTGCATCCTGGCTTCTTTGTGTCTGTTTGCACGTATTTCTGTATCGGCGCAAACAGCTGTAAGCAACACTGATTCCTTGCACAATAAACTTTTATCAGAAATGATTGCTGTGCCTGCACCTAATTTTACCTTAAAAGACCTTGACGGAAATGTGGTATCGTTAAAAGGCCTGAAAGGAAAAGTAATTGTACTCGATTTCTGGTCGACATGGTGTGTGCCCTGCAAAAAATCTTTTCCTGCAATGCAGTTAGCCGTTAATACCTATAAAAATGATTCAGCTGTAAAGTTTTTATTTATCCATACTTGGGAAACCACCAAAACATCCGTTGAAGATGTAAAGAAATACATTGCACAATCAGGTTTTAATTTTCAAGTGCTGATGGATCTGAAAAATGAAACAGGCCGAAATGCCGCAGTTGAAGATTATGGCGTAAGTGCCATTCCAGCAAAATTCATCATTGACAAAACAGGTAATATCGTATTTAAACTTACCGGATTCACCGGAACCGATGCCAATGCACTCGAGGAAATTTCTGAGCGGATTACATTGGCAAAAAATCATAAGTAA
- a CDS encoding trypsin-like peptidase domain-containing protein: MNNYIKGILITVVMLPGLNAAAQKKQVAKFQKTITEAVKKAYPASVRMWGFDVQQNQRTSAQFSGVVVSADGYILTAAHTILPSKNYKVFFPDGRECIALALGKIDNKETPGIPDVGMMKITDKGTYPFAEMGYSASLVKNEPCISISYPETLNQTLPTLRLGNIAEVKNEYGFIRSTCKMEPGDSGGPLFDYYGRVIGLHSAIDVSEEMNFEIPVDLYRGYWTALNSERLYTAFPEKKDSVKTDPLSLLLQRESKQKALHPDFDLSTPKNSCFSIKSIIKGKSQHIYATLLNVNIANGAKKQFLLTKNTMVGEQMQCEINGVAVPIRLIGKDQENDLVLFELEQRITGGIDLNISDSNSVKIEMGKLLYSIDPSGKVMHSVLGSTLFNLPKINSQPYLGAMVVYSSSPIQFSLIKKGSPAEKAGIKVGDELISINGKTMKKASEFAPEILKYWADDELTLEWQNASGKMSKTLKLEGRGQSVFNHPAEKFEGGKSGRRDGFNAIFTHDAAIKANACGSPVFDWEGNFYGINIARYSRTTTVVMPKKTIAEFILKSIQ; the protein is encoded by the coding sequence ATGAATAATTATATCAAGGGAATTTTGATAACGGTGGTGATGCTACCCGGATTAAATGCTGCTGCACAAAAAAAGCAGGTAGCCAAATTCCAGAAAACCATAACCGAAGCCGTTAAAAAAGCATATCCCGCAAGTGTAAGGATGTGGGGTTTCGATGTGCAGCAAAACCAAAGAACCAGTGCGCAGTTTAGCGGTGTGGTAGTTAGTGCAGACGGTTATATCTTAACGGCAGCACACACCATTTTACCTAGTAAAAACTATAAGGTCTTTTTTCCTGATGGCCGCGAATGTATTGCCCTGGCTTTAGGTAAAATAGACAATAAGGAGACGCCAGGCATTCCAGATGTAGGCATGATGAAAATTACCGATAAAGGCACCTATCCATTTGCTGAGATGGGCTATTCTGCAAGTTTGGTTAAAAATGAACCTTGTATCAGTATTTCATATCCCGAAACCTTAAATCAAACGCTGCCAACATTAAGGTTAGGAAATATTGCAGAAGTGAAAAATGAATATGGCTTTATTCGCTCCACCTGCAAAATGGAACCAGGTGATTCTGGCGGACCTTTATTTGACTATTATGGCCGAGTTATCGGGTTACATAGTGCGATTGATGTTTCCGAAGAAATGAATTTCGAAATTCCCGTTGACCTTTATCGCGGCTATTGGACGGCTTTAAACAGCGAAAGACTTTATACGGCTTTCCCGGAAAAGAAGGATAGTGTGAAAACAGATCCCTTGTCTTTGCTATTGCAGAGAGAAAGTAAACAAAAGGCTTTACATCCTGATTTTGATCTGTCAACGCCCAAAAATAGCTGCTTTTCGATCAAAAGTATAATTAAAGGAAAATCCCAGCATATTTACGCCACTTTATTGAATGTTAATATAGCAAATGGAGCTAAAAAACAGTTTTTGTTGACTAAAAACACGATGGTTGGCGAGCAAATGCAATGTGAGATTAATGGAGTTGCCGTGCCAATCAGGTTAATTGGAAAAGATCAGGAAAATGACCTGGTTTTATTCGAACTTGAACAGCGGATAACCGGTGGGATTGATTTAAATATCTCTGATAGCAATAGTGTTAAAATAGAGATGGGTAAACTTCTTTATAGCATTGATCCCTCAGGCAAAGTGATGCATAGTGTTTTGGGGAGTACACTATTTAATTTGCCTAAAATTAACAGTCAGCCTTATTTGGGCGCAATGGTAGTTTATAGTTCCAGTCCCATTCAGTTTTCGTTAATTAAAAAAGGCAGTCCGGCAGAAAAAGCAGGTATAAAAGTTGGCGACGAACTGATTAGCATTAATGGAAAAACGATGAAAAAGGCTAGTGAATTTGCACCAGAAATACTGAAATACTGGGCAGATGACGAGCTTACTTTAGAATGGCAAAATGCTTCGGGTAAGATGAGTAAAACACTAAAACTAGAAGGAAGGGGGCAGTCAGTATTTAATCATCCGGCAGAGAAATTTGAAGGCGGGAAATCAGGCCGAAGAGACGGCTTTAATGCGATTTTTACGCACGATGCCGCCATTAAAGCAAACGCCTGTGGATCGCCTGTTTTCGATTGGGAAGGTAATTTTTATGGGATCAATATTGCCAGGTATAGCCGGACAACTACTGTTGTGATGCCGAAGAAAACAATCGCTGAGTTCATTTTGAAGAGTATTCAATAG
- a CDS encoding Crp/Fnr family transcriptional regulator has translation MKKNNSCDLKTCFMCQLTLKEWHPAIEGHKRNFIAKKGEVIIKEGDPVSGVYFVTSGNVKVHKQWGDKELILRFANDGAIIGHRGISSNTSTYPISATALETTKLCFVDIEFFKTTIKVNQEFAYGLLMFYADELHASEKKMRNLALMSVKGRLAVAILGLRDQFGLDEEGFLNLALSRQDLAAFTGATYETVFRTMNELLAEKLVVVNGKQIGILSEAGLIDLSSK, from the coding sequence ATGAAGAAAAACAATAGCTGCGATCTTAAAACCTGTTTTATGTGCCAACTCACATTAAAAGAATGGCATCCTGCTATTGAAGGTCATAAACGGAATTTTATTGCAAAAAAAGGGGAGGTGATTATCAAAGAAGGCGATCCTGTTAGTGGTGTTTATTTTGTAACTTCAGGCAATGTGAAAGTGCATAAACAATGGGGCGATAAAGAACTGATTTTACGCTTTGCAAATGATGGTGCCATAATCGGACATCGGGGAATTAGCAGCAATACTTCTACCTACCCAATCTCAGCAACGGCTTTAGAAACCACTAAACTTTGTTTTGTAGATATCGAATTTTTTAAAACCACCATAAAAGTAAATCAAGAATTTGCCTATGGTTTATTAATGTTTTATGCAGATGAACTGCATGCTTCGGAAAAGAAAATGCGTAATTTGGCTTTAATGTCGGTTAAGGGAAGACTTGCAGTAGCCATTTTAGGATTGCGGGATCAGTTTGGACTAGACGAAGAGGGATTTTTAAATCTGGCTTTAAGCCGTCAGGATCTGGCTGCCTTTACCGGTGCAACTTATGAAACCGTTTTTAGAACTATGAATGAGCTACTCGCTGAAAAATTAGTGGTAGTTAATGGAAAGCAGATCGGCATTTTAAGCGAAGCTGGATTAATAGATTTGAGTAGTAAATAA
- a CDS encoding molybdenum cofactor guanylyltransferase, with translation MLGIVLCGGQSLRMGTDKGLLNHQDKRWAQVAADKLGSLDLPVKFSVNPLQQLTYSGYFGDQQLIVDNSSLDVSGPLLGVLSAHLSNPEEDFFLLACDILLMETRLLEKLIHSAKADGTFDSYIFTKDGGQEPLCGIYKAEGLKKVIFMLQNNALVKHSMKYVLGNLRVSEIAVEDHDYRYFRNFNSQEEINRITSP, from the coding sequence ATGTTGGGAATCGTTTTATGTGGTGGACAAAGTTTGCGCATGGGTACTGATAAAGGCTTGCTTAACCATCAGGATAAACGTTGGGCGCAGGTTGCGGCTGATAAATTGGGATCGCTTGATCTCCCTGTAAAGTTTTCAGTTAATCCATTGCAGCAACTCACTTATTCGGGTTATTTTGGAGATCAGCAGCTGATTGTCGATAATTCCTCACTTGATGTTAGTGGCCCATTATTGGGCGTGCTTTCTGCACATTTATCAAATCCTGAAGAAGATTTTTTTTTATTGGCTTGCGATATCTTATTGATGGAAACCAGGTTGTTGGAAAAACTTATCCATTCAGCCAAAGCTGATGGTACTTTCGACTCCTATATTTTTACCAAAGACGGGGGGCAGGAGCCTTTATGTGGGATTTATAAAGCGGAAGGGTTAAAAAAAGTCATCTTTATGCTTCAAAACAATGCACTTGTTAAACATAGTATGAAATACGTATTAGGCAATTTACGGGTCAGCGAAATAGCTGTCGAAGACCATGATTATCGTTATTTTCGTAATTTTAACTCGCAAGAGGAGATAAATAGAATAACGTCACCCTGA